The Salinibaculum sp. SYNS191 genome has a window encoding:
- a CDS encoding alpha/beta hydrolase: MTGPHQDQPVVTVGPPVDEADVALVLVHGRGATAQSIVTSMQRLGRDGVAMLAPQAARNTWYPHSFLEPVERNEPGRSSGLQAVGDAVATATDAGIPAEKVVVLGFSQGACLASEFVARNPRRYGGVVAFSGGLIGETVDPDDYEGDLDGTPAFLGCSDVDPHIPVERVDVTAEVFERLGAEVEKRIYEGMGHGVNEDELTYVAGMVDRLL; the protein is encoded by the coding sequence ATGACAGGCCCACACCAGGACCAGCCGGTGGTCACGGTCGGCCCACCAGTCGACGAGGCCGACGTGGCGCTGGTGCTCGTCCACGGCCGCGGCGCGACGGCACAGAGCATCGTCACCTCGATGCAGCGCCTCGGCCGGGACGGCGTCGCCATGCTCGCCCCCCAGGCCGCGCGCAACACCTGGTACCCCCACTCCTTCCTCGAACCCGTCGAGCGGAACGAACCCGGCCGCTCGTCGGGGCTGCAGGCCGTCGGCGACGCCGTCGCGACGGCGACCGACGCGGGGATTCCGGCGGAGAAGGTAGTCGTGCTCGGCTTCTCACAGGGGGCCTGTCTCGCCAGCGAGTTCGTCGCGCGCAACCCGCGCCGGTACGGCGGCGTCGTCGCCTTCTCCGGCGGCCTCATCGGCGAGACGGTCGACCCCGACGACTACGAGGGCGACCTCGACGGCACGCCGGCGTTCCTGGGCTGTAGCGACGTCGACCCGCACATCCCCGTCGAGCGCGTCGACGTGACCGCGGAGGTGTTCGAGCGCCTGGGTGCCGAGGTGGAGAAGCGCATCTACGAGGGCATGGGCCACGGCGTCAACGAGGACGAACTGACCTACGTCGCCGGGATGGTCGACCGCCTGCTGTAG
- a CDS encoding winged helix-turn-helix transcriptional regulator — protein sequence MAIEERRSQSEQDGPCSVIDSLEQIGSKWRLVVLHDLQEGEKRFNELKTSTSASSRTLSRVLDDLQEMDFVERRMEEDAPVATYYSLTAKGRSLCPVFDAIESWADEWVEVSDPADD from the coding sequence ATGGCAATCGAGGAACGCCGTTCGCAGTCCGAGCAGGACGGTCCGTGTTCGGTCATCGACTCGCTGGAACAGATCGGTTCGAAGTGGCGACTCGTCGTGCTCCACGACCTCCAGGAGGGCGAGAAGCGGTTCAACGAACTCAAGACGTCCACCTCGGCCAGTTCGCGGACGCTCTCGCGCGTGCTCGACGACCTCCAGGAGATGGACTTCGTCGAGCGGCGGATGGAGGAGGACGCCCCGGTGGCGACCTACTACTCGCTGACGGCGAAGGGCCGGTCGCTGTGTCCGGTCTTCGATGCCATCGAGTCCTGGGCCGACGAGTGGGTCGAGGTTTCGGACCCCGCCGACGACTGA
- a CDS encoding MaoC/PaaZ C-terminal domain-containing protein, giving the protein MEGGFEAVSVGDGFTTRGRTVTEADVVNFAGVSGDFNHLHTDAEVMADSPFGERIVHGALVFSVLTGLVWQSRSDAAREHVVAFYGIDRMRFVQPLFIGETIHGDVEVVDKEPTDHPKATGVVRQEVAAVNQDDETVLSCEFLLLVE; this is encoded by the coding sequence ATGGAGGGTGGATTCGAGGCGGTGTCCGTCGGCGACGGCTTCACCACCCGCGGGCGCACGGTCACCGAGGCGGACGTCGTGAACTTCGCGGGCGTCAGCGGCGACTTCAACCACCTGCACACCGACGCCGAGGTGATGGCCGACTCCCCCTTCGGCGAGCGCATCGTCCACGGCGCGCTGGTCTTTTCGGTGCTGACGGGACTGGTCTGGCAGTCCCGCAGCGACGCCGCCCGCGAGCACGTCGTCGCCTTCTACGGCATCGACCGCATGCGCTTCGTCCAGCCACTCTTTATCGGCGAGACGATACACGGCGACGTGGAGGTCGTCGACAAGGAGCCGACCGACCACCCCAAAGCTACCGGCGTCGTCCGCCAGGAGGTCGCCGCCGTCAACCAGGACGACGAGACGGTCCTGTCCTGTGAGTTCCTGCTGCTGGTCGAGTGA
- a CDS encoding 3-keto-5-aminohexanoate cleavage protein, which produces MTYDDFLAGEPAIVTAALTGGVHGKEANPAIPETPEEIGRAAAAAEDAGAAVVHLHARRPNGEREFSTERFQEIDDAVRRHADDIVIQHSTGGTGAPDDLRHRPLRTDPPPEMASLDMGPLNRYDHLTSENTRGLVDSLHAEMVDRGIKPELEVFNDGHLNEVHGLLERRAVADPVYATLIFGPGTLTRPRPRNFINAIDNLPDGALFNTLGFGRHQLPFATLGLLFGGHVRVGLEDNVYYRRGELAESNAQLVERVVDVAETLGRPVATPKQARDLLGL; this is translated from the coding sequence ATGACCTACGACGACTTCCTGGCCGGCGAACCGGCCATCGTCACGGCGGCGCTGACCGGCGGCGTCCACGGGAAGGAAGCCAACCCGGCGATTCCGGAGACCCCGGAAGAAATCGGCCGGGCCGCGGCCGCCGCCGAGGACGCGGGAGCGGCCGTCGTCCACCTCCACGCCCGCCGGCCGAACGGCGAGCGCGAGTTCTCGACCGAGCGCTTCCAGGAGATAGACGACGCGGTGCGCCGCCACGCCGACGACATCGTGATTCAGCACTCGACGGGCGGGACCGGCGCGCCCGACGACCTGCGCCACCGGCCGCTGCGGACGGACCCGCCGCCGGAGATGGCGTCGCTCGACATGGGACCGCTCAACCGCTACGACCACCTCACCAGCGAGAACACCCGCGGGCTGGTCGACTCGCTGCACGCGGAGATGGTCGACCGCGGCATCAAACCCGAACTGGAGGTGTTCAACGACGGCCACCTGAACGAGGTCCACGGCCTGCTGGAGCGCCGGGCGGTAGCCGACCCCGTCTACGCGACGCTCATCTTCGGCCCCGGAACGCTGACGCGACCCCGCCCGCGGAACTTCATCAACGCCATCGACAACCTCCCCGACGGCGCGCTGTTCAACACGCTGGGATTCGGCCGCCACCAGCTTCCCTTCGCGACGCTGGGACTCCTGTTCGGCGGGCACGTCCGCGTCGGCCTGGAGGACAACGTCTACTACCGGCGGGGCGAACTGGCCGAGAGCAACGCGCAACTGGTCGAGCGGGTCGTCGACGTCGCGGAGACGCTGGGGCGGCCGGTCGCCACGCCGAAACAGGCCCGGGACCTGCTGGGGCTGTGA
- a CDS encoding ring-cleaving dioxygenase, whose protein sequence is MSPQTPGLHHVTAIVGDPQRNADFYVGTLGLRMVKRTVNHDDTGTYHFYFGDGEGTPGTNITFFPWGEAGRRGEFGAGQTRTTAYLVPEDSVDYWADRLEAAGVEYEREQRFAETVLRFSDPDGIELELVAADADSDAVPWRDSPVPEAHQLRGFYGVTLAVGDVGPTEEILTDVLGYERADEADGRLRYRSATGGPGSVVDLVETDLGRGRMGVGTVHHVAFEAADVDEQEQWREAYAAAGVEPTPVIDRTYFRSIYTREPGGILFEMATPEPGFTADEDLADLGSRLVLPERLEPDRERIESRLPDFDGPPAGGD, encoded by the coding sequence ATGTCACCACAGACACCTGGGCTGCACCACGTGACGGCCATCGTGGGCGACCCCCAGCGCAACGCGGACTTCTACGTCGGCACGCTCGGCCTGCGGATGGTCAAGCGGACGGTCAACCACGACGACACCGGCACCTACCACTTCTACTTCGGCGACGGCGAGGGCACGCCCGGGACGAACATCACCTTCTTCCCCTGGGGCGAGGCGGGCCGCCGCGGCGAGTTCGGCGCGGGCCAGACGCGTACCACCGCCTATCTCGTCCCCGAGGACTCCGTCGACTACTGGGCCGACCGGCTAGAGGCTGCGGGCGTCGAGTACGAGCGCGAACAGCGCTTCGCGGAGACGGTCCTCCGCTTTTCGGACCCCGACGGCATCGAACTCGAACTGGTCGCGGCCGACGCCGACAGCGACGCGGTCCCCTGGCGAGACAGCCCCGTCCCCGAAGCGCACCAGCTCCGGGGCTTCTACGGCGTGACGCTCGCGGTGGGCGACGTTGGCCCGACCGAGGAGATTCTGACCGACGTGCTCGGCTACGAACGCGCAGACGAGGCCGACGGCCGCCTGCGCTACCGGAGCGCGACCGGCGGCCCCGGCTCAGTCGTGGACCTCGTCGAGACCGACCTCGGCCGCGGACGGATGGGCGTCGGGACGGTCCACCACGTCGCCTTCGAGGCCGCCGATGTCGACGAACAGGAGCAGTGGCGCGAGGCCTACGCCGCGGCGGGGGTAGAGCCCACGCCGGTCATCGACCGGACGTACTTCCGGTCCATCTACACCCGCGAACCCGGCGGCATCCTCTTCGAGATGGCGACGCCCGAACCCGGCTTCACCGCCGACGAGGACCTTGCCGACCTCGGGTCGCGGCTCGTGCTGCCGGAGCGCCTGGAACCCGACCGCGAGCGCATCGAGTCACGGCTCCCCGACTTCGACGGGCCGCCGGCGGGCGGCGACTGA
- a CDS encoding iron-containing alcohol dehydrogenase family protein — protein sequence MPADPTDARVTDPFRFDYESPVLRCGRDSAAGLADELAAHGLERALVVTGRTVGTTADVVNPVREGLGDRLAAVFAETTPEKRLATAAAGVAALRDVDADCIVALGGGSSLDVAKQVSVLAARVRAAEADGEAVEEVIAAAGREFQETGTLAVPDEGLVPIVAVPTTLAGADVSHVAGMTATPDNGLVTEPTSGGIADSGLMPVAVVADPTLVATTPDRVLAASAMNGFDKGIETLYAATATPVTDATAMRGLSLFREGLLAFGAGERDDWVFDALVRGCTLVQYGISRPDEGTLSVIHAFGHGLTRTYDVQQGAAHAVVAPHVLRYLFEQCDARRDLLARAFDVADAEDAASAVVDAVAEVRDALDLPTRLRDVDGPERSAFPAVAEHVLADSFMSNAPPGLDPTPADIEDVLAAAW from the coding sequence ATGCCCGCCGACCCGACCGACGCGCGCGTCACCGACCCCTTCCGCTTCGACTACGAGTCGCCCGTCCTGCGCTGCGGCCGGGACAGCGCCGCCGGCCTCGCCGACGAACTCGCCGCGCACGGCCTGGAGCGAGCGCTCGTCGTCACCGGGCGGACCGTCGGCACGACGGCAGATGTCGTCAATCCCGTCCGCGAGGGGCTGGGCGACCGCCTCGCGGCCGTCTTCGCCGAGACGACGCCGGAGAAGCGACTCGCGACCGCTGCGGCCGGCGTCGCGGCGCTCCGGGACGTCGACGCAGACTGCATCGTCGCCCTCGGCGGCGGCAGCAGCCTCGACGTCGCCAAACAGGTGAGCGTCCTCGCCGCGCGCGTCCGGGCGGCCGAAGCCGACGGCGAGGCGGTCGAGGAGGTCATCGCCGCTGCTGGCCGTGAGTTCCAGGAGACTGGGACGCTGGCCGTCCCGGACGAGGGGCTGGTCCCCATCGTCGCCGTCCCGACGACGCTTGCGGGCGCGGACGTCTCTCACGTGGCGGGCATGACCGCGACGCCCGATAACGGGCTGGTGACAGAGCCCACCAGCGGCGGCATCGCCGATTCGGGTCTGATGCCGGTCGCCGTCGTGGCTGACCCCACCCTCGTGGCGACGACGCCCGACCGCGTGCTGGCGGCGTCGGCGATGAACGGCTTCGACAAGGGCATCGAGACGCTGTACGCCGCCACCGCCACGCCCGTCACCGACGCCACGGCGATGCGCGGGCTGTCGCTGTTTCGCGAGGGGCTGCTCGCCTTCGGTGCGGGCGAGCGCGACGACTGGGTGTTCGACGCGCTCGTCCGTGGCTGTACGCTCGTCCAGTACGGCATCTCCCGGCCCGACGAGGGGACGCTGTCGGTCATTCACGCCTTCGGCCACGGGCTGACCCGGACCTACGACGTCCAGCAGGGCGCGGCCCACGCTGTCGTCGCGCCCCACGTCCTGCGGTACCTCTTCGAGCAGTGCGACGCCCGCCGGGACCTGCTCGCGCGGGCCTTCGACGTCGCGGACGCCGAGGACGCCGCTTCGGCCGTCGTCGACGCCGTCGCCGAGGTCCGGGACGCGCTCGACCTGCCGACGCGGCTCCGCGACGTGGACGGCCCCGAGCGCTCGGCGTTCCCGGCCGTCGCAGAGCACGTCCTCGCGGACAGTTTCATGTCGAACGCGCCGCCCGGCCTCGACCCGACCCCCGCGGACATCGAGGACGTCCTGGCGGCGGCCTGGTAA
- a CDS encoding HNH endonuclease: MSIELTVEQAYDSAKGRTVAHLDRGTMGDIGVADGDTVALVGDDRAVVTARPARDGDATGVVHVDGFARQNAGVAPGETVTVEPVAADDAAELTLRPVAAQCCPIGADHAGRVHNDLLETPTRAGSRVWVMVGPQQPFGVVLGSWRPLEVVATDPEGPVVVTRSTDVTVESAIDDVEAGSTAADVESWESLREAVFERDGRACRNCGVDFDTGSVSLEAHFVVPPVHGGTVGVDNLVTLCRQCHATAHESVTTPSV, from the coding sequence ATGAGCATCGAACTGACGGTCGAGCAGGCCTACGACTCCGCGAAAGGCCGGACCGTCGCGCACCTCGACCGGGGGACGATGGGCGACATCGGCGTCGCCGACGGCGACACCGTCGCACTCGTCGGGGACGACCGGGCCGTCGTCACCGCCAGGCCGGCCAGGGACGGCGACGCAACTGGGGTCGTCCACGTCGACGGCTTCGCGCGACAGAACGCCGGCGTCGCCCCCGGCGAGACGGTCACCGTCGAACCGGTCGCCGCCGACGACGCCGCCGAACTCACCCTCCGGCCGGTCGCCGCCCAGTGCTGTCCCATCGGGGCCGACCACGCCGGCCGGGTCCACAACGACCTGCTGGAGACGCCGACCCGCGCCGGGTCCCGCGTCTGGGTGATGGTCGGGCCACAGCAACCCTTCGGCGTCGTCCTGGGAAGCTGGCGGCCGCTGGAAGTGGTCGCGACCGACCCCGAGGGCCCGGTGGTCGTGACCCGCAGCACCGACGTGACCGTCGAGTCGGCCATCGACGACGTGGAGGCCGGCTCGACCGCCGCCGACGTCGAGTCCTGGGAGTCCCTCCGCGAGGCAGTCTTCGAGCGCGACGGACGGGCCTGCCGGAACTGCGGCGTCGACTTCGACACCGGGAGCGTCAGCCTGGAGGCGCACTTCGTCGTCCCCCCGGTCCACGGCGGCACGGTCGGGGTCGACAACCTGGTGACGCTGTGCCGGCAGTGCCACGCCACCGCCCACGAGTCCGTGACGACGCCCTCTGTCTGA
- the corA gene encoding magnesium/cobalt transporter CorA, translating into MIEAIAFESGSVDAYDDLAAAREASGTTWVRATDATVAEFERVAEAFDIHPLTVEDVRRDVRPKTEEFPGYSFTLVKDAELRRGEQTFEEEVDDEPVGVFIGPGWLVTLSTASVAAVEAVWRRVEQEDQRLLTRGADFVACRVIDGLVDEYLDILDQLESQIESIEEAVVTSTDIETLERINAVRRDLLAFRKIAWPTREAVGVLARGDSAFVATETEKYYRDVYDHLVQVVDLTETYRDLTSGARDIYLNTLSQSTNEVMKVLTVVATIFIPLTFVVGVYGMNFGDSQFNMPELGWPMGYPAVMLGMGLVIAIMVVQFRRRGWL; encoded by the coding sequence GTGATTGAGGCCATCGCCTTCGAGAGCGGGAGCGTCGACGCCTACGACGACCTCGCGGCCGCGCGCGAGGCCAGCGGGACGACCTGGGTCCGCGCCACCGACGCCACCGTCGCGGAGTTCGAACGGGTGGCCGAGGCCTTCGACATCCACCCGCTGACCGTCGAGGACGTGCGCAGGGACGTCCGCCCGAAGACCGAGGAGTTCCCCGGTTACTCCTTTACCCTCGTCAAGGACGCCGAACTCCGGCGGGGCGAGCAGACCTTCGAGGAGGAGGTCGACGACGAGCCGGTCGGGGTGTTCATCGGTCCGGGGTGGCTCGTCACGCTCTCGACGGCGTCGGTCGCGGCCGTCGAAGCGGTCTGGCGGCGCGTCGAGCAGGAGGACCAGCGGCTGCTCACCCGGGGTGCCGACTTCGTCGCCTGCCGCGTCATTGACGGCCTCGTCGACGAGTACCTGGACATCCTCGACCAGCTCGAATCCCAGATAGAGAGCATCGAGGAGGCGGTCGTCACGTCGACCGACATCGAGACGCTCGAACGCATCAACGCCGTCCGGCGGGACCTGCTCGCCTTCCGCAAGATTGCCTGGCCGACCCGCGAGGCCGTCGGCGTGCTCGCCCGCGGCGACTCCGCCTTCGTCGCCACCGAGACAGAGAAGTACTACCGCGACGTCTACGACCACCTCGTCCAGGTCGTCGACCTCACCGAGACCTACCGCGACCTCACCAGCGGCGCGCGCGACATCTACCTGAACACGCTCTCGCAGTCGACCAACGAGGTGATGAAGGTACTCACCGTCGTCGCCACCATCTTCATTCCGCTGACCTTCGTCGTCGGCGTCTACGGCATGAACTTCGGAGACTCGCAGTTCAACATGCCCGAACTCGGCTGGCCGATGGGCTACCCCGCCGTAATGCTCGGCATGGGCCTGGTGATAGCTATCATGGTCGTCCAGTTCCGGCGGCGCGGCTGGCTGTGA
- a CDS encoding ZIP family metal transporter, translating into MAQAQDIFVDLVGTDPLVQGLVGGIVIAALNLFGASLVLVWRDPSERALDSALGFAAGVMLAASFTSLILPGIEATPGGSPIPVLSGVVLGGLFLDRADMLVPHAHYLLTGRRRPDAADPPVDLPVSEERLASLVLFVLAITLHNMPEGLSVGVGFGSGDVANALALMLAIGIQNIPEGLAVSVAAINAGLDRRAYAVFAGVRSGVVEIPLAVFGAAAVTLASGILPYAMGFAAGAMLFVISDEIIPETHTRGHERIATLGTMLGIVVMLFLDVSLAA; encoded by the coding sequence ATGGCGCAGGCCCAGGACATCTTCGTCGACCTGGTGGGGACGGACCCCCTGGTCCAGGGCCTGGTCGGGGGTATCGTCATCGCGGCGCTGAACCTCTTCGGGGCGTCGCTGGTGCTGGTCTGGCGCGACCCGAGCGAGCGAGCGCTGGACTCCGCCCTGGGCTTCGCGGCAGGGGTGATGCTCGCTGCCAGCTTCACGAGCCTCATCCTCCCCGGCATCGAGGCGACGCCCGGCGGCAGCCCCATCCCGGTTCTCTCGGGGGTGGTCCTCGGCGGGCTCTTTCTCGACCGCGCGGACATGCTCGTCCCCCACGCCCACTACCTGCTGACCGGCCGGCGACGGCCCGACGCCGCCGACCCGCCAGTGGACCTGCCCGTCTCCGAGGAACGGCTCGCGTCGCTCGTCCTCTTCGTCCTCGCCATCACGCTGCACAACATGCCGGAGGGACTGTCCGTCGGCGTCGGCTTCGGCTCCGGCGACGTCGCCAACGCGCTGGCGCTGATGCTCGCCATCGGCATCCAGAACATCCCGGAGGGGCTGGCGGTGTCGGTCGCGGCCATCAACGCCGGCCTCGACCGGCGGGCCTACGCCGTCTTCGCCGGTGTCCGCTCGGGCGTCGTCGAGATCCCCCTCGCGGTGTTCGGTGCCGCGGCGGTCACCCTCGCCTCCGGGATACTCCCCTACGCGATGGGCTTTGCCGCGGGCGCGATGCTCTTCGTCATCAGCGACGAGATAATCCCGGAGACGCACACGCGCGGCCACGAGCGCATCGCCACGCTGGGGACCATGCTCGGCATCGTGGTCATGCTCTTTCTCGACGTGTCGCTCGCGGCCTGA
- a CDS encoding DUF5786 family protein — MGFGSYDESEQQDQNAGDVDDNDGVTVHEHTHDGDVSFESDASQEELLDKLEDMK; from the coding sequence ATGGGCTTTGGTAGTTACGACGAATCCGAGCAGCAAGACCAGAACGCCGGGGACGTCGACGACAACGACGGGGTCACTGTCCACGAGCACACACACGACGGCGACGTCTCCTTCGAATCCGACGCATCCCAGGAGGAACTGCTGGACAAACTCGAGGACATGAAGTAG
- a CDS encoding DUF7119 family protein: protein MSDDGNETSPPTGRESPVGEPVIRGDPTLTGEHAERAVAFDPEDAESLSLAAETVAAFANNTAGADDNVLMLRGAAACAALVRGEGSYKAAAARAGDGVTVSFIRKWSRVHDLPQSIRRHVAKGDIAPTAAKHIARVSGEARLHLAWAVLDHDLTVRQVRSVASTVNDGTDVEVALRQNGINLGEITMVLPPEPYCELRRIASLEDRDPGALVGEILDARFGDDQS from the coding sequence ATGAGCGACGACGGGAACGAGACCAGTCCGCCGACGGGCCGCGAGTCGCCGGTCGGCGAACCGGTCATCCGCGGCGACCCGACGCTGACCGGTGAACACGCAGAGCGCGCGGTCGCCTTCGACCCCGAAGATGCCGAGAGCCTCTCTCTCGCTGCCGAGACGGTCGCCGCGTTCGCGAACAACACCGCCGGAGCCGACGACAACGTCCTGATGCTCCGGGGGGCCGCCGCGTGTGCCGCGCTCGTCCGCGGCGAGGGGTCGTACAAGGCCGCCGCCGCGCGTGCCGGCGACGGCGTGACGGTTTCGTTCATCCGCAAGTGGTCGCGGGTCCACGACCTCCCGCAGTCCATCCGCCGCCACGTCGCCAAGGGCGACATCGCGCCGACGGCGGCGAAACACATCGCCCGCGTCTCCGGCGAGGCCCGCCTCCACCTCGCGTGGGCGGTGCTCGACCACGACCTGACCGTCCGGCAGGTCCGCTCGGTCGCCAGCACCGTCAACGACGGGACCGACGTCGAGGTGGCGCTCAGACAGAACGGCATCAACCTCGGCGAGATAACGATGGTGCTTCCCCCCGAGCCCTACTGCGAACTCCGCCGCATCGCGTCGCTGGAGGACCGCGACCCAGGCGCACTCGTCGGCGAGATACTCGACGCCAGATTCGGGGACGACCAATCGTAA
- a CDS encoding spondin domain-containing protein, translating into MTDDGTGPSLTRRRALALGGATVGGLALGDAVLAQTDDGDETDDETDDGVDEGEDGEARAYRVTVANLTPGQPFTPPAVALHQPSVEVFSVGEPANEPTQELAENGNLDPLLGLIEQTDAIRAAAVGEGPLVPKDDPGDTGNPYYTTVELSADASATHLTVVSMLIATNDGIVGVDTVELPTEVNESKTLYANGYDVGTEENTELYADLVPPAKTLISGGEPEGTTESNPELAEDDVIRPHPGIEGSGDLDASIYDWDEPAGLVHVERIDAVEEEVTETPEEETATAEEGTPEEVTPDEATEAPEEETETPGVETDTPGVETETPGIETETPGAETETADEGAFPGETGTPTDETPPGAVLGNESNTST; encoded by the coding sequence ATGACCGACGACGGGACGGGACCCAGCCTGACCCGACGGCGCGCACTGGCACTCGGCGGCGCCACCGTCGGCGGGCTGGCGCTCGGCGACGCGGTGCTGGCACAGACCGACGACGGGGACGAGACGGACGACGAGACAGACGACGGGGTGGACGAGGGCGAGGACGGCGAGGCACGGGCCTACCGCGTGACTGTGGCCAACCTCACGCCGGGACAGCCGTTCACGCCGCCGGCCGTCGCCCTCCACCAGCCCTCGGTAGAGGTGTTCTCCGTCGGCGAACCGGCCAACGAGCCGACGCAAGAACTGGCCGAGAACGGGAACCTCGACCCGCTGCTCGGCCTCATCGAACAGACCGACGCGATTCGCGCGGCGGCCGTGGGCGAGGGGCCGCTGGTTCCGAAAGACGACCCCGGCGACACCGGCAACCCCTACTACACCACCGTAGAGCTGTCGGCCGACGCCAGCGCGACGCACCTGACCGTCGTCAGCATGCTCATCGCCACGAACGACGGCATCGTCGGGGTCGACACCGTGGAGTTGCCCACGGAAGTAAACGAGTCCAAGACCCTGTACGCCAACGGCTACGACGTCGGAACGGAGGAGAACACCGAGCTGTACGCCGACCTGGTCCCGCCGGCGAAGACGCTCATCTCCGGCGGCGAACCGGAGGGGACGACCGAGAGCAACCCCGAACTCGCCGAAGACGACGTCATCCGACCCCACCCGGGCATCGAGGGGAGCGGCGACCTCGACGCGTCGATATACGACTGGGACGAACCCGCTGGCTTGGTCCACGTCGAACGCATCGACGCCGTCGAGGAAGAAGTGACCGAGACCCCCGAAGAAGAGACGGCGACCGCCGAGGAGGGGACGCCGGAAGAAGTGACGCCTGACGAAGCGACGGAGGCCCCCGAAGAGGAAACCGAGACGCCCGGGGTCGAGACTGACACACCAGGCGTCGAGACTGAGACCCCGGGAATCGAGACAGAGACGCCGGGAGCCGAGACCGAAACGGCCGACGAGGGGGCGTTCCCCGGCGAGACGGGAACGCCGACCGACGAGACACCGCCGGGCGCGGTACTGGGCAACGAGAGCAACACGAGCACGTAG
- a CDS encoding DUF7405 family protein: MNPSRNGGVSRRAFVKAAVAIGGTAALSACLGREEPDLSTGPDDPASLPDRQHAWNAALPTDDHGNDVPPRHHALVQFDYDDDTPTAADREAVEAALRSVERAYPHSNEGLLLTVGYSPAYFDRFDDALPDSVDLLEPQALAPFEDPDLDTADVAVHLASDYGSVVLGVEEALRGEREKVNGVAVSGFPDALSRVDRRTGFIGDGLPAENQDVAGIPDSEPVPEDAPMYMGFKSGFEKSQASEDSVTITEGPFAGGTTQQVSKIRLNLQQWYEQDDRFHRVATMFCPAHAEEGAVEGTGENLGNSNGMEAHGCPAHASEDAESGVVGHAQKNARARRDGEPLLLRRDFDSTDDDQATVHFLSLQAGITDFVTTRSMMNGTDLAADGAVGQRTNNGILQYMTVERRGNYLIPPRAHRALPTPRPA, translated from the coding sequence ATGAATCCGAGTCGCAACGGTGGGGTCTCCCGGCGGGCGTTCGTCAAGGCAGCGGTCGCCATCGGGGGCACGGCCGCGCTGTCGGCTTGCCTGGGTCGCGAAGAACCCGACCTGTCGACCGGACCCGACGACCCCGCGAGCCTCCCCGACCGCCAGCACGCCTGGAACGCGGCCCTCCCGACGGACGACCACGGCAACGACGTCCCCCCGCGCCACCACGCGCTCGTCCAGTTCGACTACGACGACGACACGCCCACGGCCGCCGACCGCGAGGCCGTCGAGGCCGCGCTTCGCTCCGTCGAGCGCGCCTATCCCCACAGCAACGAGGGCCTGCTGCTGACCGTCGGCTACTCGCCGGCGTACTTCGACCGGTTCGACGACGCCCTGCCCGACAGCGTCGACCTGCTGGAACCGCAGGCGCTGGCCCCCTTCGAGGACCCCGACCTCGACACCGCCGACGTGGCCGTCCACCTCGCCAGCGACTACGGGTCGGTCGTCCTCGGCGTCGAGGAGGCGCTGCGGGGCGAGCGCGAGAAAGTCAACGGCGTCGCAGTCTCCGGGTTCCCCGACGCGCTCTCGCGTGTCGACCGCCGGACGGGCTTCATCGGCGACGGCCTGCCCGCGGAGAACCAGGACGTGGCGGGTATCCCGGATTCGGAGCCAGTCCCGGAGGACGCGCCGATGTACATGGGCTTCAAGTCCGGCTTCGAGAAGAGCCAGGCCAGCGAGGACAGCGTCACCATCACGGAAGGTCCCTTCGCCGGCGGAACCACCCAGCAGGTCTCGAAGATTCGCCTGAACCTCCAGCAGTGGTACGAGCAGGACGACCGCTTCCACCGCGTGGCGACGATGTTCTGCCCGGCCCACGCCGAGGAGGGGGCCGTCGAGGGCACCGGCGAGAACCTCGGTAACTCGAACGGGATGGAGGCACACGGCTGTCCCGCCCACGCCAGCGAGGACGCCGAATCCGGCGTGGTCGGCCACGCCCAGAAGAACGCCCGCGCCAGGCGGGACGGCGAACCGCTCCTCCTCCGGCGCGATTTCGACTCGACCGACGACGACCAGGCCACGGTCCACTTCCTCTCGCTGCAGGCGGGTATCACCGACTTCGTGACCACGCGGTCGATGATGAACGGGACCGACCTCGCCGCGGATGGCGCGGTCGGCCAGCGCACCAACAACGGCATCCTCCAGTACATGACCGTCGAACGCCGCGGGAACTACCTGATTCCGCCGCGCGCCCACCGCGCGCTGCCGACGCCGCGGCCGGCGTAG